The proteins below are encoded in one region of Pelagibacterium flavum:
- a CDS encoding GFA family protein: MSAIEASKTLTGGCQCGAVRFATKLVGRGSICHCRMCQKAFGSFFGPLVTSHDGHWTRGTPKWFQSSDAARRAFCSDCGTPLAYETKFGLELAIGAFDEPEKVPPEIQVNLSDRVSFFEGLSTLPVRETTDEWRDFMSGIHSNQHPDHDTESWPPKEETL, encoded by the coding sequence ATGAGCGCGATCGAAGCCAGCAAAACCCTGACCGGCGGTTGCCAGTGCGGCGCTGTCCGATTTGCCACCAAATTGGTCGGACGCGGCTCGATCTGCCATTGCCGCATGTGCCAAAAGGCGTTCGGCAGCTTTTTCGGGCCACTCGTCACCTCCCACGACGGGCATTGGACGCGAGGAACACCCAAGTGGTTTCAGTCGTCCGACGCCGCCCGCCGCGCCTTCTGCAGCGATTGTGGGACCCCGCTGGCCTACGAGACCAAGTTCGGCCTGGAGTTGGCCATCGGCGCCTTTGACGAACCAGAAAAGGTGCCGCCCGAAATTCAGGTCAATCTGAGCGACAGGGTGTCCTTTTTCGAGGGTCTGTCCACCCTGCCGGTGCGCGAGACGACCGATGAATGGCGCGACTTCATGTCGGGCATTCATTCCAACCAGCATCCCGACCATGACACGGAATCCTGGCCGCCAAAGGAGGAAACGCTATGA